The proteins below are encoded in one region of Misgurnus anguillicaudatus chromosome 24, ASM2758022v2, whole genome shotgun sequence:
- the LOC129438624 gene encoding protein NLRC3 has product MSADEGQVDGGSYSNTQQISPVHHQTSDPMEPSCVSMKSKWSMDHIVEFKDDNRSPVEHQTSDPTEPSCVSMKSDWSMDHVPEFKNAHRGPVQHQPSDSVSMKRDQPMDEFIDLNDAHRSHQTEDVYEYIKTQKPNKNEIFKLNLREKFECFYEGTSNKKNPTLLNKIYTELYITESESGEISNEHEVRQIETQSRRTPTEETPIKCNDIFKPLPEQHKHIRSVLTKGVAGIGKTVSVQKFILDWAEEKENQDVHLIFPLPFREINLMKDKTLSLLDLLHLFFPQTKEMEIFSDKYKVLFIFDGLDECRLSLDFHSSVRLCDVNESTSVDVMLTNLIKGNLFPSALIWITSRPAAADLIPSECVDRVTEIRGFSDPQKEEYFRKRISDESLSDQIISHLKSSRSLYIMCHIPVFCWISVTVLERILREAKSQEIPKTLTQMYTHFLIIQTNIKHQKDYEKKVNDKEMIFKLGKLAFEHLVKGNAIFNDEDLRECGIDVAEASVYSGLCTQIFREKFGLYHGKVYSFVHLSIQEYLAAFYAHISFVNNKNVFNKIKTTHGEKIAKPDLYHRAVDKVLIPDVYQRAIHEALQSRNGRFDHFLRFLLGLSVESNQNLIQSLITQTDHSSHRSEKTIKYIKQKIRENPSPEKSINLFHCLYELGDRSLVEEIQHYLKSGTLNGVKLSSSQWSAIVFVLLTSDLDEFNLNKFVKENKAEPLKVLKKLSPVICESRSVQLSSCNITAEGCAVLASALRSNPSRLRELNLAGNNLGDSGVNLISAVLENPDCKLEKLKISHCKITDKGCVALTSALRSNPSHLRELNLSENKLGDSGMKLISDVLKNPDCKLQKLELWSCNTTAEGCVALTSALTSNPSHLRELNLSDNKIGDLGVEEISDVLKNPDCKLEILKLSGCNIRNEGCDTLISALKSNPDTHLTHLNLSRNKFGDSRMKLISDLKDDPLYNLKTIHF; this is encoded by the exons ATGAGTGCTGATGAAGGTCAGGTGGATGGAGGTTCTTACTCCAACACTCAACAGATCag TCCAGTCCATCATCAGACATCAGACCCAATGGAGCCCAGCTGTGTCTCCATGAAGAGTAAATGGTCTATGGATCATATAGTAGAGTTCAAGGATGATAACAG AAGTCCAGTCGAGCATCAGACATCAGACCCAACGGAGCCCAGctgtgtgtctatgaagagtgaCTGGTCTATGGATCATGTCCCAGAGTTCAAGAATGCTCACAG AGGTCCAGTCCAGCATCAGCCATCAGACTCTGTGTCCATGAAGAGAGATCAGCCTATGGATGAGTTTATAGATTTAAATGATGCTCACAG ATCTCACCAAACAGAGGATGTATATGAATATATAAAGACTCAGAAGCCAAATAAGAATGAGATCTTCAAATTAAATCTGAGAGAGAAGTTTGAGTGTTTTTATGAGGGAACATCAAATAAGAAAAACCCAACATTACTGAATAAGATCTACACAGAGCTCTACATCACAGAGAGTGAAAGTGGAGAGATCAGTAATGAACATGAGGTGAGACAGATTGAGACCCAATCCAGAAGAACACCAACAGAGGAgacaccaatcaaatgtaatgacatctttaaacctttacctgaacaacacaaacacatcagaagtgtgctgacaaagggagtcgctggcattggaaaaacagtctctgtacagaagttcattctggactgggctgaagagaaagagaatcaggacgtccacctcatatttccacttcctttcagagagatcaatttgatgaaggacaaaacactcagtcttttagatcttcttcatcttttcttcccacaaacaaaagaaatggaaatcttcagtgataaatataaagtgttgttcatctttgatggtttggatgagtgtcgtctgtctctggattttcacagcagtgtgaggttgtgtgatgtaaatgaatcaacctcagtggacgtgatgctgacaaacctcatcaaggggaatctgtttccctctgctctcatctggatcacctccagaccagcagcagctgaTCTCATCCCCTCTGAGTGTGTTGATCGAGTCACAGAGATACGAGGCTTCAGTGATCCACAGAAGGAGGAatacttcaggaagagaatcagtgatgagagtctgtctgatcaaatcatctcacacctgaagtcatccaggagtctctacatcatgtgtcacatcccagtcttctgctggatttcagtcACTGTTCTAGAGAGAATATTGAGGGAAGCAAAGAGTCAAGAGATCCCCAAGACTCTCAcacaaatgtacacacacttcctgatcattcagacaaacatcaaacatcagaagGACTATGAGAAGAAAGTGAATGATAAAGAGATGATCTTCAAACTGGGTAAACTGGCTTTTGAGCATCTTGTGAAAGGCAATGCGATCTTCAATGATGAAGACCTGAGGGAGTGTGGCATTGATGTAGCAGAAGCATCAGTGTACTCAGGATTGTGtactcagatcttcagagagAAGTTTGGTTTGTATCACGGGAAAGTTTACAGCTTCGTTCATCTGAGCATTCAGGAATATCTAGCAGCCTTTTATGCTCACATCTCCTttgtaaacaacaaaaatgtgtttaataaaattaaaacaactCATGGAGAGAAGATTGCAAAACCTGACTTGTATCACAGAGCTGTAGATAAGGTTTTAATACCTGATGTGTACCAGAGAGCTATACATGAGGCTTTACAGAGTAGAAATGGACGTTTTGACCATTTTCTTCGTTTTCTTCTGGGTTTGTCAGTGGAGTCGAATCAGAATCTCATACAAAGTTTGATTACACAGACAGATCACAGCTCTCATAGAAGTGAGAAAACAATCAAATACATCAAACAGAAGATCAGGGAGAATCCTTCACCTGAGAAATCCATTAATCTGTTTCATTGTCTGTATGAACTGGGTGATCGTTCACTAGTGGAGGAAATCCAACATTATCTGAAATCTGGAACATTAAATGGAGTCAAACTCTCTTCATCTCAGTGGTCAGCTATAGTTTTTGTGTTATTAACATCAGATCTGGATGAGTTTAATCTAAATAAATTTGTTAAAGAAAACAAAGCTGAACCACTTAAAGTTCTTAAGAAGTTGTCTCCTGTGATTTGTGAATCCAGATCAGTTCA gttgagttCTTGTAATATCACAGCTGAAGGTTGTGCTGTTttggcttcagctctgagatcaaacccatcacgcCTGAGAGAACTGAATCTGGCTGGGAATAATCttggagattcaggagtgaaccTGATCTCTGCTGTACTggagaatcctgactgtaaactggagaaacTGAA GATAAGTCATTGTAAGATCACAGAtaaaggttgtgttgctctgacttcagctctgagatcaaatccatcacacctgagagaactgAATCTGTCTGAAAATAAACTTGGAGATTCAGGaatgaagctgatctctgatgtactgaaaaatcctgactgtaaactacAGAAACTGGA GTTGTGGAGTTGTAATACCACAgctgaaggttgtgttgctctgacttcagctctgacatcaaacccatcacacctgagagaactAAATCTGTCTGATAATAAAATTGGAGATTTAGGAGTGGAGgagatctctgatgtactgaaaaatcctgactgtaaactggagatactgAA GTTGTCTGGTTGCAATATCAGAAATGAAGGTTGTGATACTCTGATCTCAGCTCTGAAATCAAACCCTGACACACACCTGACACATCTGAATCTGTCTCGAAATAAATTCGGAGATTCAAGaatgaagctgatctctgatctgAAGGATGATCCACTTTATAATCTGAAGACAATACA CTTTTAG